One window of Vicinamibacteria bacterium genomic DNA carries:
- a CDS encoding peptidoglycan-binding protein — protein sequence MSKRRIVILFSVLGVVSLAAAGSWLVGSNIQSPAEIAARTAPPTPSPILVPVEERVISSDVVSRGTARFGLPQSVSIVPSALKAGAGVIAKIPSRGTQLTEGVAVLIASGRPVFVLEGSIPPYRDLVPGIFGDDVRQLEEALNRLGFDAGPADGTYDERTGAAVAEWYTSSGWEPFGPTPEQLSATRSLERELAQALAEKSAADDAAAAAPLAVEAARASAERSSRAAAAELAVASAFRDEVARNVSASAEDRAEADARLELAQAAANAARLEAEVSVQAAIDAAKAAERNSQWADEIATRLAAELEQAKRRTGVQVPVDEIIFIPSLPVRVEQIDVVVGDSASGPVLKVTNNQLAIDSSLPLDEAPYVKSGMPVAIDEPALGIEAKGVVERVADTPGTDGVDGYHIYFEVRVQETPTALEGFSLRLTIPVETTGGAVTAVPISALSLAADGTSRVQVENEGSLDFVVVEPGLSADGFVEVTPV from the coding sequence GTGAGTAAACGACGGATCGTGATCCTGTTCTCGGTGCTGGGGGTCGTGAGTCTCGCCGCGGCCGGAAGCTGGCTGGTGGGCTCCAACATCCAGTCGCCCGCGGAGATCGCCGCGAGGACGGCTCCCCCGACGCCATCACCGATCCTGGTACCCGTCGAGGAGCGCGTCATCAGTAGCGACGTCGTGTCGCGAGGCACGGCACGCTTCGGATTGCCGCAGTCGGTCTCGATCGTTCCTTCGGCCCTCAAGGCCGGCGCGGGCGTGATCGCCAAGATTCCCTCGCGGGGTACCCAGCTCACGGAAGGCGTGGCCGTGCTCATCGCCTCGGGGCGGCCGGTGTTCGTACTCGAGGGCTCCATTCCCCCCTATCGCGACCTCGTCCCCGGTATCTTCGGCGATGACGTCCGACAGCTGGAGGAAGCCTTGAACCGCTTGGGTTTCGACGCCGGTCCCGCCGATGGAACCTACGACGAACGGACCGGCGCCGCCGTCGCCGAGTGGTACACGTCATCCGGCTGGGAGCCCTTCGGACCGACCCCGGAGCAGTTGTCGGCCACCCGATCACTCGAGCGTGAGCTCGCGCAGGCGCTCGCCGAGAAGTCGGCCGCCGACGATGCCGCCGCCGCGGCGCCGCTCGCCGTCGAAGCCGCCCGAGCGAGCGCCGAGAGATCCAGCCGCGCCGCCGCCGCGGAGCTCGCCGTGGCTTCCGCGTTCCGTGACGAAGTTGCCCGGAATGTGAGCGCCTCCGCGGAAGACCGAGCCGAGGCCGACGCGCGTCTCGAGCTGGCCCAGGCGGCGGCAAACGCCGCTCGACTCGAGGCCGAGGTGTCGGTTCAGGCCGCGATCGATGCCGCGAAGGCCGCCGAGCGGAATTCGCAATGGGCCGATGAAATCGCGACACGGCTCGCCGCCGAACTCGAACAGGCAAAACGAAGGACCGGAGTGCAAGTGCCGGTGGACGAGATCATCTTCATTCCGTCTCTGCCGGTTCGTGTCGAGCAGATCGACGTGGTCGTCGGTGATTCCGCGAGCGGGCCGGTGCTAAAGGTGACGAACAATCAACTGGCGATCGATTCCTCCCTTCCACTCGACGAGGCACCCTACGTGAAATCGGGGATGCCGGTTGCCATCGACGAGCCCGCCCTCGGCATCGAGGCCAAGGGCGTCGTGGAGAGGGTGGCCGATACCCCTGGGACCGACGGAGTCGACGGCTACCACATCTACTTCGAGGTTCGCGTTCAAGAGACGCCCACCGCTCTGGAAGGATTTTCCTTGCGGCTGACGATTCCCGTGGAAACGACCGGGGGTGCCGTCACCGCCGTACCGATCAGCGCTCTGTCACTCGCGGCCGACGGAACGTCGAGAGTGCAGGTAGAAAACGAAGGTAGTCTCGATTTCGTCGTCGTCGAGCCGGGTTTGTCCGCCGACGGCTTCGTCGAGGTCACCCCAGTC